One Solea senegalensis isolate Sse05_10M linkage group LG3, IFAPA_SoseM_1, whole genome shotgun sequence genomic window carries:
- the tdrd7b gene encoding tudor domain-containing protein 7B, translating to MADRELVKRMLWAILLANKGGVSLSRLQSEYKELAGEQIPHKQLGHSHLDSLLASMPAVVRMERNRSGEVVYLASGANEKAHIAKVVARQRTSKKTGRPHLVNTQMRVKPAASFVLNAKPQTSLRQPNYRGRGGGRGGGGGRGSGHGDFRQARDMRNGQAESKTGPHQNKLFNQNTPNRKGNPPMEKSDKRMMLPSRFHKEVLTHLSRNSQQTGPPMNLNESLSLGKGKTYNPQQVQGRIKEILGKYSNGFWVSKLPQIYRELFTQDLPTEAIKDLETWTHICTVEKTCSSNPSELLLYPAKEQSPTSTLSPIVNPDSPTTPVPPSDTTTDKASHCPAQQKSCPTHLTRSGSLSPQSTPSSSSSPSPPSSPASLSPDVRMKLEELLVKYSNGLWAHALPKLFQDTYKTKLPKHVLENLHLLSDICTIDYPMPDNPKRAILYRRSSKGDGGGEDENCNRRDSSISEEELKVRQELERRLSKQTVPSLQIPKEEYPSVLVVEATNTNAVVLRYIGENYSRAQEFMEDEMREFYSQDQSTPTPLASPCSGQLVAVRAEEEEEILRAQICEVMADKVKVYYVDHGFSEVITKTKMYELHERFFKLPFQATKCKLAGLEPFCQEPAVLKKFEMMASGRILLAEILERGQTPLVVLYDTSQDDDININAACMKALQDKMLASPLQVNSVYMNVTVCSVCSDGTIYCQLPSRGLAKLNEILEKIETYFHSQVTSDFLVSRPFCGKRCMARYKAKWSRVEITNLHGSRVLDIIFIDVGVQASVEVFELREIPPIFLCDLMAIPPQAVKCCLSDLTVSLGSWTPDAVQWLREKVLNISDCSMKVAKVDETTCCIYIYLFTDKNFQDPARSLNRQMAQSNLLKQQPDVFLTSHSPAKISTATLSSKTPSTSDSTNGNPTSTTVTAKPHPRMALPGNRGGGGGNLASAIQPKTPSSPSSFPQLPPLLELPPAGNNMDVYVSVACHPGHFVLQPWRDMYKLVVLMGEMILYYNKTEEKTLSIEKNQIYAAKVENNWYRVLVKGVLTNGLVSVYELDYGKHELVSCTQLRSLIKEFRQLPFQGITAQLAGVKPRQWSEEASIVFRNHVEKKPLVAQLESLHEARNPWDRKLMVFLVDTSQEERDIWVHDIMAEFAEDLTNEL from the exons ATGGCTGATAGGGAGCTGGTGAAGAGGATGCTCTGGGCCATACTCCTGGCCAACAAGGGTGGAGTGTCACTGTCACGTCTACAATCAGAGTACAAGGAGCTCGCTGGCGAGCAGATACCACATAAACAACTGGGACACAGCCACCTGGACTCACTGCTTGCAAGCATGCCCGCTGTAGTCCGCATGGAGCGCAATCGCTCTGGagag GTGGTCTATTTAGCTTCAGGAGCCAACGAGAAAGCCCATATAGCCAAGGTGGTGGCCCGCCAGCGCACATCCAAGAAGACAGGTCGACCCCACCTGGTCAACACCCAGATGAGAGTCAAACCAGCAGCATCATTTGTCCTGAATG CCAAACCTCAAACCTCACTGAGGCAGCCAAACTACCGTGGGCGAGGTGGGggtagaggaggaggtggtggccGAGGATCGGGACATGGAGACTTCCGACAAGCCAGAGATATGAGAAATGGCCAGGCAGAGAGTAAAACTGGGCCACATCAGAACAAGCTCTTCAATCAAAACACACCCAACAGGAAAGGGAACCCGCCAATGGAGAA ATCAGACAAGAGAATGATGCTGCCATCACGGTTTCATAAGGAGGTTCTCACTCACCTTTCCAGAAACTCCCAACAGACTGGTC CACCTATGAATCTGAACGAGAGCCTCAGCTTGGGGAAAGGAAAAACCTACAACCCTCAGCAGGTCCAAGGTCGAATCAAGGAAATCCTGGGGAAGTACAGTAATGGGTTCTGGGTGTCCAAGCTGCCTCAGATCTACAGAGAGCTCTTCACACAGGACCTGCCCACTGAGGCCATCAAAGACTTGGAGACGTGGACACACATATGCACT GTAGAGAAAACCTGCAGCAGCAACCCATCAGAGTTGCTCCTCTACCCAGCTAAGGAGCAGAGCCCCACATCCACCCTGTCACCCATCGTCAACCCAGACTCCCCCACTACCCCTGTGCCACCTTCAGACACCACGACAGATAAAGCCTCACATTGCCCTGCCCAACAGAAATCATGCCCTACCCATCTGACTCGCTCTGGCTCTCTCTCACCTCAGTCTACTCCATCGTCTTCCTCGTCCCCCAGCCCTCCTTCCTCCCCTGCTTCCCTCAGTCCCGACGTGAGGATGAAATTAGAAGAGTTGCTAGTGAAGTACTCCAATGGCCTGTGGGCACATGCACTGCCTAAACTCTTTCAGGACACCTACAAA ACCAAACTACCCAAACATGTCCTGGAGAACCTTCATCTCCTTTCTGACATCTGCACTATTGACTACCCAATGCCTGACAACCCCAAGAGGGCCATCCTGTACAGGAGGAGCAGCaaaggagatggaggaggagaggatgagaaCTGCAACAGGAGGGATTCTTCAATCAGTGAAGAGGAGCTGAAGGTGAGACAGGAGCTGGAGAGGAGGCTCAGTAAACAAACAGTGCCTTCTCTGCAAATCCCCAAAGAGGAGTACCCCTCTGTGCTGGTGGTGGAGGCTACCAACACCAATGCAGTCGTGCTCAG GTACATTGGTGAAAATTACTCCCGGGCTCAGGAGTTCATGGAGGATGAGATGAGGGAGTTTTACAGCCAGGACCAAAGCACTCCAACTCCTTTAGCTTCTCCATGTTCAGGACAACTTGTTGCGGTCAGagctgaagaggaagaggagattcTGAGAGCGCAGATTTGTGAGGTCATGGCGGACAAGGTCAAG GTGTACTATGTGGATCATGGCTTCTCAGAAGTGATCACCAAAACCAAAATGTATGAGCTGCACGAGAGGTTTTTCAAACTGCCTTTCCAGGCCACTAAGTGTAAACTAGCGG GTCTGGAGCCGTTCTGTCAGGAGCCTGCAGTACTTAAGAAGTTTGAGATGATGGCCAGTGGTAGGATCTTACTGGCTGAAATCCTAGAGAGAGGTCAGACTCCTCTGGTGGTCCTGTACGACACGTCGCAGGATGATGACATCAACATCAATGCAGCATGCATGAAAGCTTTGCAGGACAAGATGCTAGCAAGCCCATTGCAG GTGAACAGTGTTTATATGAATGTGACTGTCTGCAGCGTCTGCTCGGATGGGACCATCTACTGTCAACTGCCCTCCAGAGGTCTTGCCAAGCTGAATGAGATACTGGAGAAAATAGAAACATACTTCCACTCACAG GTGACATCAGACTTCCTGGTATCCAGACCCTTCTGTGGGAAACGATGCATGGCTCGCTATAAAGCCAAATGGTCTCGTGTGGAG ATCACCAACCTGCATGGCAGCAGAGTGCTGGACATCATTTTTATCGATGTGGGTGTCCAGGCTTCTGTAGAAGTGTTTGAGCTGAGAGAGATCCCACCGATATTCCTATGTGACCTAATGGCAATCCCACCACAG GCTGTTAAGTGCTGTCTATCAGACTTGACTGTCAGTCTTGGATCATGGACCCCAGATGCTGTCCAGTGGCTTCGAGAGAAAGTGCTCAACATCTCTGACTGTAGCATGAAG GTTGCCAAGGTTGATGAAACCACATGCTGCATCTACATCTACCTTTTCACTGATAAGAACTTCCAAGACCCGGCCCGCAGCCTCAACCGTCAGATGGCGCAGTCTAACCTCTTAAAACAGCAGCCTGATGTTTTCCTGACAAGCCACAG CCCTGCTAAAATCTCCACAgccactttatcctctaaaACACCCAGTACCAGTGATTCAACTAATGGCAACCCAACATCTACCACTGTCACTGCCAAGCCTCATCCCAGAATGGCTCTACCaggaaacagaggaggtggaggaggaaaccTGGCCAGCGCCATTCAACCAAAAACACCCTCATCCCCCTCATCTTTTCCCCAGCTGCCACCATTGCTGGAGCTGCCCCCAGCTG GAAACAACATGGATGTATATGTATCAGTGGCGTGCCATCCAGGCCACTTTGTCCTGCAACCCTGGAGAGACATGTACAAATTGGTGGTGTTGATGGGAGAAATGATTCTGTATTACAACaaaactgaagagaaaacacTCAGCATCGAGAAGAATCAGATATATGCTGCTAAAGTGGAGAACAA ctggTACCGGGTGTTAGTGAAGGGGGTTCTGACCAATGGGTTGGTGTCAGTCTATGAGTTGGACTATGGTAAACATGAGCTGGTCAGCTGCACCCAGCTCAGATCTCTGATCAAGGAGTTCAGACAGCTGCCGTTCCAGGGAATCACTGCTCAGCTGGCTG GAGTGAAGCCGAGGCAGTGGTCAGAGGAAGCTTCCATCGTTTTCAGGAACCACGTGGAAAAGAAACCTCTCGTGGCCCAGCTGGAGAGCCTTCATGAAGCCAGAAACCCGTGGGACCGGAAGCTGATGGTCTTCCTGGTTGACACTTCACAGGAAGAAAGAGATATCTGGGTGCATGACATCATGGCTGAGTTTGCTGAAGATCTTACCAATGAGTTGTAG
- the tmem88b gene encoding transmembrane protein 88 b, giving the protein MSMSGTLEKGAHHQALDLSEELPPHHHHHHHHPIHPHHLHHSNSLASTTAVGGGRETPSRVVVPPPYSAAETGGGASEAALELRGSLDCWACSVLVTAQNLVIAAINACLAALVFGTILTPATVMVVFGFLCHSTVRPHGTTPYCSELLTDGGCVALLVVGFLLVTPLLVLALAAYCRLARHLQLGLCFIPYSRAVYKNLPATKHRGLGTGCCGGREGADGSGKGKVWV; this is encoded by the exons ATGAGTATGAGTGGTACTCTAGAGAAGGGGGCCCACCATCAGGCCTTAGACCTGTCTGAGGAACTGCCacctcatcaccaccatcatcatcatcaccccaTTCACCCACACCATCTCCACCATTCCAACTCCCTGGCCTCTACCACTGCAGTGGGTGGAGGCAGAGAAACACCTTCACGTGTGGTCGTACCTCCTCCATATTCTGCTGCAGAGACTGGTGGTGGGGCCAGTGAAGCTGCGCTGGAGCTGAGAGGATCCCTGGACTGCTGGGCCTGCTCTGTACTGGTGACGGCTCAGAACCTGGTGATCGCTGCGATCAACGCGTGCCTGGCTGCACTGGTGTTTGGTACCATCCTGACGCCAGCCACTGTCATGGTGGTGTTTGGCTTCCTCTGCCACTCTACA GTCCGCCCTCATGGAACAACCCCGTACTGTTCAGAGCTGCTGACTGATGGCGGCTGTGTGGCTCTTCTGGTCGTGGGCTTCCTCTTGGTGACCCCTCTGCTGGTCCTGGCTCTGGCTGCGTACTGTCGCCTGGCCCGACACCTGCAGCTGGGCCTGTGCTTCATTCCCTACAGTCGAGCTGTGTACAAGAACCTGCCTGCCACAAAGCACCGCGGCCTGGGCACTGGCTGCTGCGGAGGCCGAGAGGGAGCTGATGGCAGTGGGAAGGGAAAGGTGTGGGTTTGA
- the si:cabz01076231.1 gene encoding calcium-binding protein 2 — MSTSGERTPSTTSVNSTESKDVDSPSGSVSEKPKKSSKKSSKKNTESKNKVYTSVLNSVFGAERELAQAELDELQEAFKEFDYDQDGYLNYKDVAECMRTMGYMPTEMELLEIVQQIKMRMGGLMDFEDFTELMGPRMMGETADMLGLKELQSAFVQFDLDGDGQITQEEMKEAVKTLLGEKLKKGELEEILKELDINADGNIDFEEFVMMLSIH, encoded by the exons ATGTCAACATCAGGAGAGAGGACACCCTCAACAACTTCTGTCAACTCAACAGAAAG cAAAGACGTTGACTCCCCATCTGGTTCAGTCTCTGAAAAACCCAAGAAATCATCTAAGAAGTCGtccaagaaaaacacagagagtaaGAACAAAGTCTACACCTCCGTGCTCAACAGTGTGTTTGGCGCT GAGAGAGAATTGGCTCAGGCTGAATTAGATG AGTTGCAAGAGGCCTTCAAGGAGTTTGACTACGACCAAGATGGCTACCTGAACTACAAGGATGTGGCTGAGTGCATGAGGACGATGGGATACATGCCCACAgagatggagctgctggagatCGTCCAACAGATAAAGATGAGAA TGGGAGGATTGATGGACTTTGAGGACTTTACTGAACTGATGGGACCCAGGATGATGGGAGAAACCGCCGATATGCTGGGACTCAAAGAGCTCCAGTCTGCCTTTGTACAG TTTGATTTGGATGGTGACGGACAGATCACACAGGAAGAGATGAAGGAGGCCGTCAAGACGCTGCTGGGAGAGAAGCTGAAGAAAGGAGAGCTGGAGGAAATCCTGAAGGAGCTGGACATCAATGCAGACGGAAACATTGACTTTGAAG AGTTTGTGATGATGCTCTCCATTCACTAA